CCTCCGCCCAGGCCTCCCCGGCGGCCGGCTCCGCGCCCGCCACACTGGCCGGGGCGCAGGCGCACGTACAGAAGTACACGTCCTGCGAGAACCTGAGCACCGACCCGAACGACCGCCGGGTGGCGCTCAGCGGGTTCATCGGTGCCGGGGACTGGTCCATCACGGAGCGCGGCGTCTGCACGGACAAGAAGGCGCCGGGCGAGATCGTCCTCTTCCTGACCCCGGACATGAAGGCCTTCCAGCAGGCCGCCAAGGACCACGCCACGAAGCTGATCGCCGAGGGCCGGGAGGATTACGGCCTCGCCAGCCGCATGGTCGTGGGCAAGACCTTCGCGCTGACCGCGCTCAAGACCCGCACCGCCGTGTCCCTGGTCGACCCGCCCAACTCCGACCTGCGCATCCTGAGCTGCAACCCCAACGTCTACGTACCGGAGGGCTTCAAGAAGGAGAAGGCCCTGGTCGAGGGCTGCATCCTCACCGACTACGTCAACAGTCCCGACGGCCAGGGCAGCCCCTTCCGCGGGGCGGTCCGCGACCCCTCCACCGAGGGGACCGAGAAGCCCGGCCAGCCGGCCACCGGCAGCCTGGGGCTGGCGAGCGCCGGCAGCATCGCCGAGCTGAAGAAGATGGTCCACCCGCACACCGTCGACTGCACCAGCATGACCGTCACCGACGAACACGTGCAGTCGATCGACTACCTGCCGGTGGTCGACGCCGGCGGCAACCCGCGCACCTGGGGCGTCAAGGAGCGCGCGGTCTGCGGCACCCTCGGCGGCGCGCAGCGCGCGCACAACCTGAACTGGCTGGACACCGTCTCCGACATGAAGACCCTCCAGACCAAGGCGAAGGCGGCGCAGCTGGCCGACCTGAAGGACGACGGCCGCCTCAAGGCCACCGCGAGCAAGCTGCTGGTCGGCACGAACGTCGCCGTCGAGACCAACAGCAAGTCCGTCCGGATCGGTCTCTACCAGTTCCAGTTCCTCTACCTCAACTGCGAGACCGGCTTCACCGCGCCGGCCGGGTACCGGCTGGAGAAGGCACAGGTCGAGGGCTGCGTCCTGACGAACTACGAGCGCCAGTAGAGGTGACAGACGGCCGTCCGGGGGGTGCGCGGCACGCCCCGGACGGTGTCGACTGGGGTGTTCCGCCTTCCGAGCGCCAGGAGTCGACATGTCACTCTTCATCCCGGATTTCGACGACTCCGTGGTCGTCCGCGCCGCCGACGCCGAGGAGGTCCGGTTCTCGCCGGACTCCTCCGTGCGACTGCTGGCCGACAACTCCTCCGCCGGCGGGTTCCTGTCCACCATGCGCGTGAGCCTGGGCCAGGGCTCCGACGGCGCCCGCCCGCACCACCACGGCCGGTCCGCCGAGATGTTCTACATGATCGACGGGACGGCGCAGCTGCTGGCCGGCGACAAGGTGGTCACCGCCGAGGCCGGTGACCTGGTCATCGTCCCGCCGGGGCAGCAGCACGCCTTCGCCGCCGCGCCCGGGGAGAGCGCCGAAATGCTGGTCGTCATCACTCCCGGCGTGGAGCGTTTCGAGTACTTCCGCCACCTGGAGCGCATCCGGTACGGAACGATGCCGCCGGAGAGCCTCCTGGAGGTCCAGGAGCTGTACGACACGTACTTCGGGACCAGCTCCGCCTGGGAGGACGTCCGCGCTCCCCGGGCGCAATGACACACTTCATACACAGGGTGTCCTCCCCCTTTTCTTCCCGAATTGTTAGGCTCGTGGTTTCGCCCGCCGCTGGCGGCTTTGTAGTCCCCTGTACCGACGAGGAGCACCCGTGACCCAGACGAGCGAGAGCGTCACCTGGCTGACCCAGGCGGCGTACGACCAGCTGAAGACCGAGCTGGACTACCTCTCTGGTCCCGCACGCACGGAGATCGCCATGAAGATCGCGGCTGCCCGCGAGGAGGGCGACCTGCGCGAGAACGGCGGTTACCACGCGGCCAAGGAGGAGCAGGGCAAGCAGGAGCTCCGGGTCCGCCAGCTCACCCAGCTCCTGGAGAACGCGAAGGTCGGCACGGCCCCCGCCTCCGAGGGTGAGGTCGCGCCGGGCACCCTCGTCACGATCGCCTTCGACGGCGACGAGGACGACACGCTGGAGTTCCTGCTGGCCTCCCGCGAGTACGCGTCCACCGACTTCGAGACCTACTCCCCGCAGTCCCCGCTGGGCAGCGGCGTGAACGGCAAGAAGATCGGCGAGGACGCCCAGTACGAGCTGCCGAACGGCAAGAAGGCCACGGTCAAGATCCTGGCCGTCAAGCCCTTCACCGGCTGATCACCCCCTTACGAGAACACCTGCGCGCGAGCCCCCGCCGGACCCGGTCCGGCGGGGGCTCGCGCGCGTACTGCCCCAGGTCAGCTGGCCGCTCGGCGGTACTTGCGGACCGCGAGGGTGCGGAAGACCGCGATGATCAGGGCTGACCAGATGAGCGAGGCCCAGACCGGGTGGGCCATCGGCCAGGTGTCGGACGGAGAGACGCCGGGGTTTCCGAAGAGCTGGCGGGCCGCCTGAACGGTCGCGCTGAAGGGATTCCACTCGGCGATCGGCTGAAGCCAGCTCGCCATGTTCTCGGTCGGAACGAAGGCGTTCGAGATGAACGTGACGGGGAAGAGCCAGATCAGCCCACCCGAGGTGGCTGCCTCCGGGGTGCGCACGGACAGGCCGATCAGGGCGCCGATCCAGGAGAAGGCGTATCCGAGCAGGAGCAGCAGGGCGAAGCCGGCGAGCACCTTGCCGAGGCTCTCGTGGGTGCGCCAGCCAACCAGGAGGGCGACGATGGCGAGCACCACCATGGTCAGCGCGGTCTGCACCAGGTCGGCAAGCGTACGGCCGGTCAGAACCGCGCCGCGCGCCATGGGCAGCGAGCGGAAGCGGTCGATCAGGCCCTTGTGCATGTCGTCGGCGATGCCCGCACCCGCGCCGGCGGTGGCGAAGGTGACGGTCTGGGCGAAGATGCCGGCCATCAGGAACTCGCGGTAGGCGCTGGCGCTGGTCGAGCCGCCGATCATCATCGAGCCGCCGAAGACGTAACTGAACAGCACGACGAACATGATCGGCTGCACCAGCCCGAACACGACCATTTCCGGAATCCTGGTCAGGCGGATCAGGTTCCGGCGGGCGATGACCAGGGAGTCCCTGATGCCCTGGGTGACGCCGCCGTGAGGGTGGCGGGCCGCGCGGTCCGCGGCCGGGGAGGTGATGGTCACTTCGCCGCCTCCTTGCGCGCCCGGCCCTCGGCGGCGGGTGTGCCGTTCTCGTCCGGGGTGAGCTGGGTCGCGTGGCCGGTGAGGGAGATGAACACGTCGTCGAGGGTGGGGCGGCGCAGGCCGATGTCGTCGATCTCGATGCCCCGGGAGTCGAGTTCGCGGATGACCTCGGCGAGCAGTTTGGCGCCGCCCGAGACCGGGACGGTGAGCTTGCGGGTGTGTTCCTCGACGGTGGTCTCGCCCTTGCCGAAGCCGGCGAGGACCTCGCGGGCGGTGGTGATGTGCTCCCGCTCGTGGACGACGACCTCCACGCGTTCGCCGCCGGTCTGGGCCTTGAGCTGGTCGGAGGTGCCGCGGGCGATGACCTTGCCGTGGTCGACCACGCAGATGTCGTGGGCGAGGCGGTCGGCCTCCTCCAGGTACTGGGTGGTGAGCAGCAGGGTGGTGCCGCCGGCGACGAGTTCCTCGATGACGTCCCACAGGGCCTGGCGGTTGCGGGGGTCGAGGCCGGTGGTGGGTTCGTCCATGAACATCACCGGTGGGCGGACGACGAGGGCGGCGGCGAGGTCGAGGCGTCTGCGCATGCCGCCGGAGTAGGTCTTGGCGGTGCGGTCGGCGGCGTCGGCGAGGTTGAAGCGCTCCAGGAGCTCGCCGGCCCGGGCCCGGGCCGCCTTGGCGCTCATCTGGTAGAGCTGGCCGACCATCTGGAGGTTCTCGCGGCCGGTGAGGTATTCGTCGACGGCGGCGAACTGGCCGGAGAGGCCTATGGAGCGGCGGACTTCGTTGGGGTGCTTGAGTACGTCGATCCCGGCGACGACGGCCTTGCCGCTGTCGGGCTGGAGGAGGGTGGTCAGGACGCGCACGGTCGTGGTCTTGCCCGCACCGTTGGGGCCGAGCAGGCCCAGCACGGTGCCTTCGGGGACATCGAGGTCCACGCCGTCCAGTGCCCGTACGTCACCGAAGGTCTTGACCAGGCCTTCGGCGTAGATGGCGCCTGGCATAGGGGTTCTCCCAGAGCGATCGGGCCAGCATGATTTTGGACATTCCTAGGCAAATCCTAGGGGCGCCGGGCAGGCGTCGCCCGACGCATGGGCACCGTATCGCGTCATATCGCGTTCCGCCACGCCTTTTGCGCGGCCGCCTGCCACGTCAGGCCATCACCGGGTAGCCCGCGCTGTGCAGGGAGCGGGCGACCTCCGCGCAGTGCTCGGGCCCCTTCGTCTCCAGGTGCAGCTCCACCTCGACCTCGGTGAGCCCGAGCCGCGGGTCGGTCCGTACGTGGCTGACGTCCAGCACGTTGGCGTCCACCGTCGACAGCACCGCCAGCAGCCCCGCGAGGGCTCCGGGCCGGTCCGCGACCCGCAGCCGCAGGGACAGGTAGCGGCCCGCCGCCGCCATGCCGTGGCGCAGGATCCGCTGGAGCAGCAGCGGGTCGACGTTGCCGCCCGAGAGCACGGCGACCACCGGGCCGCCCCCGTACAGCTCGGGCTCGCTCAGCAGGGCCGCCACGGGGCTGCACCCGGCGGGCTCCACGACCAGCTTGGCCCGCTCCAGGCAGAGCAGCAGCGCGCTGGACAGGGCGTCCTCGGACACCGTCCGTACCTCGTCCAGCAGCTCCGCGATGATCGCGAAGGGGACGTCGCCGGGGCGGCCGACCTTGATGCCGTCCGCCATCGTGTTCGGGTCGTCGATCGACACCGGGTGGCCGACCTTGAGGGAGGGCGGGTACGCGGCCGCGCCCGCCGCCTGCACGCCGATCACCTTCACGTCCGGGCGCAGCGCCTTCACCGCGACCGCGATGCCGGCGGCGAGCCCGCCGCCGCCGACGCCGACGAGGATCGTGCGGACCTCGGGGCACTGCTCGAGGATCTCCAGGCCGACCGTGCCCTGGCCGGCGATGATGTCGCGGTGGTCGAAGGGGTGGATGAACACCGCCCCGGTGCGGTCCGCGTACTCCTGGGCGGCCGCCAGGGTCTCGTCGACGACCTGGCCGTGCAGGCGCACCTCGGCGCCGTACTCCTGGGTGGCGGCCACCTTGGGCAGCGGGGCGCCGACGGGCATGAACACCGTGGAGCGGACCCCGAGCAGGGAGGAGGCGAGGGCCACGCCCTGGGCGTGGTTGCCCGCGCTGGCCGCGACCACGCCGGCGGCGCGCTGCTCGGGGCGCAGGCCCGCGATGCGCACGTACGCTCCGCGCAGCTTGAAGGAGCCGGTCCGCTGGAGGTTCTCGCACTTGAGGTGGACCGGGGAGCCGGTGAGGGCCGACAGGTGCCGGCTGCCCTCCATCGCGGTCACCCGGGCCACTCCCGACAGCATCTTCTGGGCCCCCCGGACGTCGTCGAGGATGACCTGCGGGACGGGCACGGGCACGCGGTAGTTCATGCGGCCAGTCTCGCAGCCCGCGGGGGCCCCGGCTCAGGGACGGACGGAGCCCGGGCGGGGGCGGCGGGAGGGCGGCGGAAGGTCGGACGAAGGGGCCGTGGGAGAGGCTGCTGGAGGGGCCGCGGGAGAGGCCGCGGAAGGGGCGAAATCCCGCCATGCGGGACGCTCCCGGCGGGGCCGCGGCGACGGGCCGTATCAGTTCTCAAACGCGGCGTACGAGCCGCCGCAGGGCCGCGTACTCTGTCCCCCATCCTTGTCGGCCCCATGCGAAGAGAGCCCACGGCCATGCCCTCCATCCCGGCCAGTTCCGACCTGCCCACGGCGGCCGAAGCGCCCGCCGGAGCCGGACTCCTCGACACGCTCCAGCACCAGGTGGCCGTCTTCGCCCGCCGGGCCGAGCAGACCCGCCTGGGCGGCGTCGGCCACGTGCGCAACTCGATGGACCGAGCCGCGTACCTGCTGCTGAACCGGCTCGACCTCGAAGGCCCGATGGGCGTGAAGGCGCTCGCCGGCGGGATGGGCATCGACTCGTCCACCGTCACCCGCCAGGTCGCCCCGCTCGTCGACAGCGGACTGGTCAAGCGCACCTCGCACCCCGAGGACGGCCGCGCCGTGGTCCTGGCGCTGTCCCCGCGCGGCCTGGCCCGCCTGGAGGAGGTCCGCTCCTCGCGGCGGGAGCTGATGGCCCGGGTGACCGAGGGCTGGGCGGAGGAGGAGCGCGAGGTGTTCACCACGCTGCTGACCCGTTTCAACGGCTCGCTGTCGGAGCTGATGTCCGCCGCCTCCGAGGGCGGCCCGGCCTCCTGATCCGGCCGCGTCCGACCCCTTGACCAAGATGGTGCCACCGGCCGCACCATGGGGGCTGTGGACCGGCGTTCGGGGCGGGATGCGGAGTTCGAGGCCTTCGTCGCGGGCGCGGCGGGGCGGCTGCTGCACGTCGCCGCCCTGCTGACGGCCGAGCCCCCGGCCCGGGCGCCCGCCGCCCGGCGGATCCTCGCGGGCGCGCTGGCCCGTACGTACGCGCAGTGGGCGCGGCTGCGCGGCGACGACCCGTACGACCACACCCGCCGGCAGGTGTGCGCCGCGTACGCCCGCACCGCCTGGCGGCATCCCGGCGGCGGCGGGGTCCTCGCGCCGCTGAGCCCGCTGGAGCGGCTCGTGCTGGTGATGCGGATCTACGAGGGCGTCGCGGAGGAGGTCACGGCCGCGCAGCTGGGGCTGCCGCCCGAGCGGGTCGAGGCCGTGTGCAACCGGGCGGTGGCCACCCTGCGCGCCGGAGCCGCGGCGGGCGCCGCATGAGCCCCCTCGACCGTAAGGAGGCGCAGGTCAGGCAGCTGCTCGACGGCCCGCATCCGGCGGTTCCGGCGGGGCTGGCGACGGCGGCCGTCGCGCACGGCAGGCGGCTGCTGCGCCGCCGGCGGGTCCTGCGCCGGTTCGGCTGGGCGCTGCTGTGGGCGGCGGCGGTGGCCTTCACGGTGTGGGCGGCGCTGACCCAGCCGTGGGCCGTCCCGCCCAGCGAGGTCTCGCCGCCCCTGGAAGGCTGGTAGGCGCTCCAGGGGCGGCGGATCTGCTCTAGCCCAGCGCCTGGGTCAGGTCCGCGATGAGGTCGTCGGCGTTCTCGATGCCGACGGAGACGCGGATCAGGTCCGCCGGGACCTCCAGGGCCGAGCCGGCCACCGAGGCGTGGGTCATCCGGCCCGGGTGCTCGATGAGGGACTCGACGCCGCCGAGGGACTCCGCCAGGGTGAAGATCTTGGTGCGGCCGCAGACCGCGACGGCCTCCTCCTCGCCTCCGGCGACCTGGAAGGAGACCATGCCGCCGAAGTTGCGCATCTGCTTGGCGGCGATCTCGTGGCCGGGGTGCTCCGGCAGGCCCGGGTAGAGGACCTTGGTGACCTTGGGGTGCCGCTTGAGCACCTCCACGATCTTCGCGGCGTTCTCGGCGTGCCGGTCCATGCGCACGGCCAGGGTCTTGATGCCGCGCAGCACGACCCAGGAGTCGAAGGGCCCGGCGACCGCGCCCATCGCGTTCTGGTGGTAGGCCAGCTCCTCGCCCAGGGCCTCGTCGGCGGTGACCAGGGCGCCGCCGACGACGTCGGAGTGGCCGCCCATGTACTTGGTCAGCGAGTGCACGACCACGTCGGCGCCGAGCGCCAGGGGCTGCTGGAGGTAGGGGGAGGCGAAGGTGTTGTCCACGACCAGCTTGGCGCCGGCCGTGCGCGCGATGTCCGCGACCACCGCGATGTCGGTGATGCCCAGCAGCGGGTTCGAGGGGGTCTCGACCCAGATGACCTTGGTCTTCGGGGTGAGGGCCGCGCGTACGGAGGCCGCGTCGGAGGTGTCGGCCACCGACCACTCCACGCCCCAGCGGGAGACGACCTTCGCGAAGAGGCGGAAGGTGCCGCCGTAGGCGTCGTTGGGGATGACCACGTGGTCGCCCGGGGAGAGCAGCGTACGCAGCAGGCAGTCCTCGGCGGCGAGCCCGGACGCGAAGGCGAGGCCGCGCCGGCCGCCCTCCAGCGCCGCGAGGTTCTCCTCCAGCGCGGTGCGGGTCGGGTTGGCGCTGCGGCTGTACTCGTAGCCGCCGCGCAGTCCGCCCACGCCGTCCTGCTTGTAGGTGGACACCTGGTAGATCGGGGGGACGACCGCACCGGTCTGCGGGTCCGCCGTGTTGCCCGCGTGGATCGCGCGGGTCTCGAAGCTCTGGTGCTCGTGGCTGTCGTCGCTCATGGGGCAGATGCTATGCCCCGTCAGGGCCGCGGTCCTCTCCTGGCCTGACCGTGCGCTGACCCGGCGTGCGGAGGGCCTCGTTCGCCATTGGGCCGCCGGGTCTGGTTCGCTTGGCGGCATGGAGATTATCTGGGTCCTGATGGGGCTCGCCCTGGCCACGCTCTTTGTCTACAGCTACGTACGGGCCAGGCGCGGCGACGGGATCCGCCAGGTCGCGCCCGGCAGCCCCGATGCCGCCGACCCCGCGGACTACGGGTTCATACGGCAGGAGGAGCTGGACGTCCGGGTGCCCGGACCCGACCCGGACCTGATGGACGCTCTGGCCAACGTCCAGCGCACCGGCCACTGGCAGGCCGCGTCCGCGCTGCTCGCCGGGACCCCGAAGGACGGGGAGCGGCGCTGGCAGCGCGTGCAGGCCTTCGGCGGCGCGGCGGCCCTGGAGCTGGTGGAGCGGCCCGGGGCGGGCGCGCAGTGGCTGAAGGCGTGGCGGCTGGAGGCGGAGAAGGACGCGGGCGGCGCCCAGGTGCACGCGGAGCTGCTGGTGCAGCAGGCGTGGCGGTCCTCGGGCGGGGTGGGCTCGCAGGACCACCGGATCATCCTGGAGGAGGCCCGGGAGTCCGCCCGCAAGGCGGTCCTGCTGGCGCCCGGGGACCCGGTGCCCTTCATCACGGAGCTGGCCGTGGCGCGGGGGCTGGCCTACTCGGAGGCGGAGTTCGACGCGCTGTGGGCGAAGGTGATCGACGTGGCCCCGGCGCACATGGGCGCGCACCTGGCGGCCCTGCACTACTGGTGCGGGAAGTGGCACGGCTCGCGGGAGCAGGCCGACGCCTTCGCGCACGCGGCCGCCGCCCGCGCCCCGCAGGGCTCGCTGCTGGCGGCGCTGCCGCTGTTCTCGGTGTACGAGAACCTGCCCGACGTGGTCCTGGTCAGCAACTTCTGGGAGAGCGCGGTCGTCACCCGGGCGGTGGAGGGGGCCCTGTACGCGGTGCACCAGGCGCGTGCGGACGACCCGATGCTGGCGCACGTGCGCCACATGCTGCTGGTGTTCCTGGTGAACATGGAGCGCTGGGCGGAGGCGATGGAGCAGGTCCGGCACGTGGACGGCTGCGTGGGCGCCCTGCCCTGGACGGCCTCGCAGGACCCGGCGGAGCAGTACGCGGTGTACCGGGCGCTGGCGGTGGCGGGCTACGAGGCGAACGGCGGCTCCCCGGCGACCCTGCCGCACTGACCCGCCGCGGGGGCGGACGGCCCGTGTCCGCCCCCGCCCCGCTCCCGTACCGGTACCCCCGGACCAACGGTTTTCGGCCATTGGCCATAAGGTGCGCGTAAACACTGCATCATGTGCGCGTCAAAAGCCGCACCATCCCCCGGGGGGACCCCATCCATATGGGCGCTTCGCTGCGCGCTCTGCGCGCCCTCGTCCTGCTCGCCGGCTTCTACCTGCTCGGCGTCGTCCTGCTCGCCCTCCTCGGACTCGCCGACTGGGCCACCTTCACCTGGCTGCACGGCCCCATAACCGCCAAGGTCGTCATCGGATCGGTGGTCCTCGCCATCCCGATCGTGCGCGGCATGTTCATGCTCCGCACCCCCAAGCCGGAGCCGGCGGCAGGCGTCCGCGTCACCGAGGCGCAGGAACCCCTCCTGTGGCAGACCGTCCGGGACATCGCCGACCAGGTCGGCACCCGCGCCCCCGACGAGATCCTGCTGATCGACGAGGTCAACGCGGCCGTCTCCGAGGACGCCCGGCTGCTCGGCCTGCGCTCCGGCACCCGCCGCCTCCACCTCGGCCTGCCCCTGATGACGGGCCTGGACGAGATGCAGCTGCGCGCCGTACTCGCCCACGAGATGGGCCACTACGCCAACCTCGACACCCGCCTCACCCCGGTGATCGCCCGCGGCCGCGCCCAGCTGATCCGCACCATCGGCCACTTCCGCGACCGCGCCGACAACACCGAGGCCAAGGAACGCGCCAGGCAGGAGAAGCGGGCCGAGAAGCGGATCGCCAAGGGCAAGAAGGCCAAGGAGATCGACACCGACGGCGCGGGCTTCACGTACCGCGCCATGGCGGGGATCTACAACCTCTACGCCCGCTTCTACATGCGCGCCACCCTCTCCTCCGCACGCCGCCAGGAGCTGGCCGCCGACCTCGCCTCCGTGCGCGTCGCGGGCCGCGACTCGGCCGCCTCCGCGCTGCGCGAACTGAACGCCCTCGACTCGGCGCACGAGTTCTACATGAGCTCGTACGCCACCCTCGGCGTCGGCGCGGGCCTGCTGCCGCGCCCCGGGCAGGTCTTCGGCGGGCTGCGCCGGCTCCTCGACGCCCGCGCGGCCGAGCTGGAGGAGATGCGCCGGGAGCTGTCCACCGAGCCCGCCTCCCCGTACGACTCCCACCCCGCGCTCGCCGAGCGCGTGGCCCGCATCGAGGCCCTGCCGGACGACGGCCGCGGCGGCCAGGCGGCCCGCCCGGCCCTGGAGCTGCTCTCCTCCCCGCAGGAGGCGCTGGCCGCGCTGGAGCAGGCGGTCCTCACCCCGGAGGCCCTCGCGCTCACCCGCGTCGACTGGGAGGACCTCGTCCACCAGTCGATGACCACGTACGTCGGCCAGGGCGCCGAGGACATCCGCGAGGCCCTCACCGCCGAGGGCGCCGGCCCCTCCCTTGCCGCCCTGCTGGACGCGATCGACGCCGACCCGGCGGTGCGCTGGCGGATCGCCGACCACTTCCCGAAGTCCGAGGAGGCCCAGGCCGCGACCGGCCGTACGGCCCGCGAGTTCGCCCGGCCGTCCGTCCGGCGCGCCCTCGGCCAGCTGGTCACCGTCGAGCTGACCGCCCGCGGCGCGGCCCGCTGGGAGCTGTCCTGGTCCGACTCGCCCACCCTGTCCTACCCCGTGCCCGGTTTCGAGGACGAGCTCGGCCCCGCCCTGGACGCCGCCGTCGCCGACCTGCCCGACACCGAACTGCTGCGAAAGCTGGTAATCGCCCCGTGACCATCGTCCTCATCGTGCTCGGCGCCCTCCTGCTGGGCGTCGCCTGCTGGGTCCTGCGGGGCGTGTTCCTCATCCGCAAGGCCAAGCGCCTGGAAGCCGAGATCGGCACCCTGAACGCGCAGACCGAAGCCATCGAGTCGGACGAGGAGGCCGCCGCGGAGGCCGCGCGGGCGGAACGGGCCGTCGCGCTGGGCTTCGTACCGGAATCCGAACTCGACCGGGACAACCCGGCGCCCGTACCGCCGGAGCGGACCGCCGCCCTGGAGGCGGTCCGGTCGGGTGACTGGGAGGCGGGAGCCGCCTACATCGAGGCGGCCGGCAAGGACTGGCAGGAGCGCATGGAGCGCGTCCGCCCGCTGGCCGAGGCGGCCGCCGAGGACGACGCGTGGCTGCTGGCCTGGCGTGCGGCCCGGCCCTCGGACCCGACGGCGGCCCTGGTCAACGCCGACACCTCCGTGCAGGTGGCCTGGAACGTGCGCGGCGCCAAGTGGGCCAGCCACACCACGCAGGAGCAGTTCCGGCTCTTCCACCAGCTGCTGACCAAGGCCCAGGCGGACGCCCACGAGGCCCAGCGCCTCGCCGACCCGGCGGACCCCACCCCGTACATAGCGGAGCAGGCCATCGGATTCGGCCTGGGCTACTCGCACGAGACCTTCCGGGAACTGTGGGCGCAGATCGTCGACCGCGACCCGAAGGTGCTGTGGTCGCACGTCACCGGCCTTCAGTACTGGTGCCGGAAGTGGAGCGGCTCGGACGAGCTGGCGCTCGCCTTCGCGCGGGAGTCGGCGGCGGCGGGCGAGCCCGGTGACCTGCTGTCGCTGGTGCCGCTGATGGCGTACTTCGAGCAGTTCACGAAGGACGACGACCTCGCCGTGGACACGTTCTTCAAGGAGCCGGAGATCGTCGCCGCGGTGGACGCGGCGCTCGTGGACCTGGCGGCGGCCGGCAACGACCACCCCGGGACGCCGCTGATGCGGCACATGCTGGCGTACCTGCTGTTCTGGCAGGACCGCGACGCCGAGGCGGTCGAGCAGTTCCGGCACATCGACGGGTACATCGGGGCCGTGCCGTGGTCCTACTCGGGGGTGGGCCGCTACCTGTACGCCCGCAACTTCGCGGTGGACCTGGTGGCATCGGCCGACTGACCGGCCGACCGGCCGACCGGACGGGACGAGGGGGCGGGCCGGGGAATCCCGGCCCGCCCCCGGCCGTTGACACTCCCACCAGAAGGGAATCGATTCCATGTTCTCGTACCGCCGCACGCCCGAGCTCCCCACCCGCGAGGAGGCCCTGAAGGGCCGCTCCGAGGCCCCGTTCTCGCTGCCCGAGCGCCACACCGTCCTCGGCAACCCGCTGTCCGGCCCGTACCCGGAAGGCCTGGAGGTCGCCGACTTCGGCCTGGGCTGCTTCTGGGGCGCGGAGCGCAAGTTCTGGCAGACCCCCGGGGTGTGGACCACCCTGGCCGGCTACCAGGGCGGCCACACGGAGAACCCGCTGTACGAGGAGGTGTGCTCCGGCCAGACCGGCCACACCGAGGTCGTCCGGGTGGTCTTCGACCCGTCCGAGGTCTCCTACGAAACCCTCCTCAAGCTGTTCTGGGAGTCCCACGACCCCACCCAGGGCTTCCGCCAGGGCAACGACGTCGGCACCCAGTA
The Streptomyces sp. NBC_00091 genome window above contains:
- a CDS encoding cupin domain-containing protein, whose protein sequence is MSLFIPDFDDSVVVRAADAEEVRFSPDSSVRLLADNSSAGGFLSTMRVSLGQGSDGARPHHHGRSAEMFYMIDGTAQLLAGDKVVTAEAGDLVIVPPGQQHAFAAAPGESAEMLVVITPGVERFEYFRHLERIRYGTMPPESLLEVQELYDTYFGTSSAWEDVRAPRAQ
- the greA gene encoding transcription elongation factor GreA, whose product is MTQTSESVTWLTQAAYDQLKTELDYLSGPARTEIAMKIAAAREEGDLRENGGYHAAKEEQGKQELRVRQLTQLLENAKVGTAPASEGEVAPGTLVTIAFDGDEDDTLEFLLASREYASTDFETYSPQSPLGSGVNGKKIGEDAQYELPNGKKATVKILAVKPFTG
- a CDS encoding ABC transporter permease: MTITSPAADRAARHPHGGVTQGIRDSLVIARRNLIRLTRIPEMVVFGLVQPIMFVVLFSYVFGGSMMIGGSTSASAYREFLMAGIFAQTVTFATAGAGAGIADDMHKGLIDRFRSLPMARGAVLTGRTLADLVQTALTMVVLAIVALLVGWRTHESLGKVLAGFALLLLLGYAFSWIGALIGLSVRTPEAATSGGLIWLFPVTFISNAFVPTENMASWLQPIAEWNPFSATVQAARQLFGNPGVSPSDTWPMAHPVWASLIWSALIIAVFRTLAVRKYRRAAS
- a CDS encoding ATP-binding cassette domain-containing protein; the encoded protein is MPGAIYAEGLVKTFGDVRALDGVDLDVPEGTVLGLLGPNGAGKTTTVRVLTTLLQPDSGKAVVAGIDVLKHPNEVRRSIGLSGQFAAVDEYLTGRENLQMVGQLYQMSAKAARARAGELLERFNLADAADRTAKTYSGGMRRRLDLAAALVVRPPVMFMDEPTTGLDPRNRQALWDVIEELVAGGTTLLLTTQYLEEADRLAHDICVVDHGKVIARGTSDQLKAQTGGERVEVVVHEREHITTAREVLAGFGKGETTVEEHTRKLTVPVSGGAKLLAEVIRELDSRGIEIDDIGLRRPTLDDVFISLTGHATQLTPDENGTPAAEGRARKEAAK
- the ilvA gene encoding threonine ammonia-lyase, with amino-acid sequence MNYRVPVPVPQVILDDVRGAQKMLSGVARVTAMEGSRHLSALTGSPVHLKCENLQRTGSFKLRGAYVRIAGLRPEQRAAGVVAASAGNHAQGVALASSLLGVRSTVFMPVGAPLPKVAATQEYGAEVRLHGQVVDETLAAAQEYADRTGAVFIHPFDHRDIIAGQGTVGLEILEQCPEVRTILVGVGGGGLAAGIAVAVKALRPDVKVIGVQAAGAAAYPPSLKVGHPVSIDDPNTMADGIKVGRPGDVPFAIIAELLDEVRTVSEDALSSALLLCLERAKLVVEPAGCSPVAALLSEPELYGGGPVVAVLSGGNVDPLLLQRILRHGMAAAGRYLSLRLRVADRPGALAGLLAVLSTVDANVLDVSHVRTDPRLGLTEVEVELHLETKGPEHCAEVARSLHSAGYPVMA
- a CDS encoding MarR family winged helix-turn-helix transcriptional regulator, which translates into the protein MPSIPASSDLPTAAEAPAGAGLLDTLQHQVAVFARRAEQTRLGGVGHVRNSMDRAAYLLLNRLDLEGPMGVKALAGGMGIDSSTVTRQVAPLVDSGLVKRTSHPEDGRAVVLALSPRGLARLEEVRSSRRELMARVTEGWAEEEREVFTTLLTRFNGSLSELMSAASEGGPAS
- a CDS encoding sigma factor-like helix-turn-helix DNA-binding protein → MGAVDRRSGRDAEFEAFVAGAAGRLLHVAALLTAEPPARAPAARRILAGALARTYAQWARLRGDDPYDHTRRQVCAAYARTAWRHPGGGGVLAPLSPLERLVLVMRIYEGVAEEVTAAQLGLPPERVEAVCNRAVATLRAGAAAGAA
- a CDS encoding cystathionine gamma-synthase, whose translation is MSDDSHEHQSFETRAIHAGNTADPQTGAVVPPIYQVSTYKQDGVGGLRGGYEYSRSANPTRTALEENLAALEGGRRGLAFASGLAAEDCLLRTLLSPGDHVVIPNDAYGGTFRLFAKVVSRWGVEWSVADTSDAASVRAALTPKTKVIWVETPSNPLLGITDIAVVADIARTAGAKLVVDNTFASPYLQQPLALGADVVVHSLTKYMGGHSDVVGGALVTADEALGEELAYHQNAMGAVAGPFDSWVVLRGIKTLAVRMDRHAENAAKIVEVLKRHPKVTKVLYPGLPEHPGHEIAAKQMRNFGGMVSFQVAGGEEEAVAVCGRTKIFTLAESLGGVESLIEHPGRMTHASVAGSALEVPADLIRVSVGIENADDLIADLTQALG